One segment of Thermosynechococcus sp. HN-54 DNA contains the following:
- a CDS encoding NAD(P)H-dependent glycerol-3-phosphate dehydrogenase: MSPRVLILGLGHWGQTLAYLFQQQGCTVSSWGRSQGALSAALFQDIHLLVSALPIKAVREVAAQVAALQPPLGMILVSATKGLESETFATAADIWQNYCPHHDLVVLSGPNLASEIQQGLPAAAVVGGKPAATKQVQHCLGSTTFRLYSNEDRRGVEMGGIFKNVIAIACGVNDGLGLGVNARSALITRGLVEMVRVGTHWGGQVETFYGLSGLGDLLATCTSALSRNYQVGWHLAHGKSLSQALALTKGTAEGVNTAWVLCTYAQQHQLDIPITTMVNAVLGGHLTPQAALNCLLERPFKPEMIPSQ; this comes from the coding sequence ATGTCCCCAAGGGTATTGATTTTGGGCTTAGGGCATTGGGGACAGACACTAGCCTACCTATTCCAGCAACAGGGGTGCACGGTCTCTTCTTGGGGGCGATCCCAGGGGGCACTCTCGGCTGCTCTTTTCCAAGACATTCATTTACTGGTTTCGGCTCTCCCCATCAAAGCGGTACGGGAAGTGGCTGCCCAAGTCGCTGCCCTTCAACCCCCCTTAGGAATGATCCTTGTCAGTGCCACGAAGGGTCTAGAATCGGAAACCTTTGCCACAGCGGCGGATATTTGGCAAAATTACTGCCCGCATCACGATCTTGTGGTGCTTTCAGGACCCAACCTAGCCAGCGAAATTCAGCAGGGACTACCGGCAGCCGCAGTGGTGGGGGGAAAGCCAGCAGCCACCAAGCAAGTGCAGCACTGTTTGGGCAGTACCACGTTTCGCCTCTATAGCAATGAGGATCGGCGGGGTGTTGAAATGGGGGGCATCTTCAAAAATGTGATTGCGATCGCCTGTGGGGTCAATGATGGTCTAGGTCTTGGCGTCAATGCCCGCTCTGCCCTGATTACTCGAGGACTCGTAGAAATGGTGCGGGTGGGTACCCACTGGGGCGGACAAGTGGAAACCTTCTACGGCCTTTCAGGGTTAGGGGATCTCCTCGCCACCTGTACCAGCGCCCTCAGTCGCAACTATCAAGTGGGGTGGCATCTTGCCCACGGTAAGTCCCTCTCCCAAGCCCTAGCACTGACAAAGGGGACGGCTGAAGGGGTGAACACCGCTTGGGTGCTCTGCACCTATGCCCAGCAGCACCAGTTAGATATTCCGATTACTACCATGGTCAATGCTGTTCTCGGTGGCCATCTCACTCCCCAAGCTGCCCTCAACTGTCTTTTGGAGCGTCCCTTCAAGCCGGAGATGATTCCTAGTCAGTAG
- a CDS encoding sigma-70 family RNA polymerase sigma factor, whose product MTSSLPLAWTCVEETSARVTLPLTKLTPQELVVRCQAGKTPDRAAFTELLRRYQPHVERIIYHLAPDWDDRADLVQEVWIRVYRNIHKLQDASKFRGWLSRIATNLFYDELRKRKRHQPPLSLDAPLKTQEGEMNWELAANNASPDDLLHTDEFYDQLRRAIANLPETFRTTIVLREIEGLSYEEIAQITGVSLGTVKSRIARARQRLQLELQPHLDLPST is encoded by the coding sequence ATGACATCCAGTCTTCCCCTTGCTTGGACGTGTGTTGAGGAGACCAGTGCTCGGGTGACGCTGCCGCTGACAAAACTTACACCCCAAGAGTTGGTTGTCCGCTGTCAGGCTGGCAAAACCCCAGATCGCGCTGCCTTTACAGAGCTGTTGCGCCGCTATCAACCCCATGTGGAGCGAATTATCTATCACCTCGCGCCCGACTGGGACGATCGCGCTGACCTTGTTCAAGAAGTCTGGATTCGGGTGTATCGCAACATTCACAAATTGCAGGATGCCAGCAAGTTTCGCGGTTGGCTCAGCCGCATTGCCACCAATCTGTTTTACGATGAATTGCGCAAACGCAAACGCCATCAACCGCCCCTGTCACTGGATGCACCCCTGAAAACCCAAGAGGGGGAAATGAATTGGGAACTTGCTGCCAATAACGCCAGTCCTGATGACTTACTGCACACGGATGAGTTTTATGACCAATTGCGGCGGGCGATCGCCAACTTGCCAGAAACCTTTCGGACAACGATTGTCCTGCGGGAAATTGAAGGCCTCTCCTACGAAGAAATTGCCCAAATCACCGGGGTTTCCCTCGGAACCGTGAAATCACGAATCGCCCGTGCCCGACAGCGACTCCAACTAGAACTCCAACCTCACCTCGATCTTCCTTCAACCTAA
- a CDS encoding RNA methyltransferase, translating into MDTIASLRIVLVEPQGEINVGSIARVMKNMGLQQLWIVSPRCDPKGELAQRWAVHGEDVLQHARVTDSLQTALANCQRVFATVGREVADLALPLWTPRQAAPQLLAVPQSALVFGREDRGLTNAELELAHGLVQIPTANAYPSLNLAQAVAVCCYELWLSASDSRGTFPQGAAVPFEQLQGFYDHLEQVLLQIGFLYPHTAASRMAKVRSLLGRAYPTAAEVALLRGMVRQVEWAIQHAATTASDTFPLK; encoded by the coding sequence GTGGATACCATCGCTTCGCTGCGCATTGTTCTTGTGGAACCCCAAGGGGAAATCAATGTCGGTAGCATTGCCCGTGTGATGAAAAATATGGGGTTACAGCAGTTGTGGATTGTCAGTCCCCGCTGTGATCCCAAGGGAGAGCTAGCGCAGCGCTGGGCTGTTCATGGCGAGGATGTACTCCAGCACGCTAGGGTGACGGATTCCCTCCAGACGGCGCTGGCGAATTGTCAGCGGGTCTTTGCCACAGTGGGGCGGGAGGTGGCGGATTTAGCGCTACCGCTTTGGACACCGCGTCAAGCGGCTCCTCAACTGTTGGCTGTGCCGCAGTCAGCACTGGTTTTTGGTCGTGAGGATCGGGGGCTGACGAATGCTGAATTGGAGCTTGCCCATGGCTTGGTGCAAATTCCTACGGCCAATGCCTATCCATCTTTGAATCTGGCGCAAGCTGTTGCCGTATGCTGCTATGAGTTGTGGTTGAGTGCCAGCGACAGCAGGGGAACTTTTCCCCAAGGGGCTGCCGTCCCCTTTGAGCAGTTGCAGGGGTTTTATGACCATTTAGAGCAGGTGTTGCTCCAGATTGGTTTTTTGTATCCCCATACTGCTGCGAGTCGTATGGCCAAGGTGCGATCGCTCCTCGGGCGCGCCTACCCCACGGCTGCTGAAGTAGCGCTGTTGCGGGGTATGGTTCGTCAGGTGGAGTGGGCGATTCAGCATGCAGCCACTACCGCTTCAGACACCTTCCCTCTAAAGTAA
- a CDS encoding DUF6671 family protein: MFKATDSYFQGRTAILATKHGKEQVIAPALAPLGVTVVVANDFDSDRFGTFSREIPRCGTQEEAALAKAEAVLAQTEAELVLASEGSFGPHPQFPMLPSDRELVLLLDRRHNLTLWGEVISLETNFNHATVGNLEEALAFAARVGFPDHALIAMVSAEPPANTPIFKGLQTEEQLAQAIATLQTYRPTIHLETDMRAHMNPTRMRVIAEAAAQLVQAMTQGCPQCGWPGFVAREKLPGLPCELCGAPTSAIKASRYRCQRCLHQLTLPVPETVADASQCYFCNP, from the coding sequence ATGTTTAAGGCAACGGATTCTTACTTTCAAGGACGAACAGCGATTCTGGCTACGAAGCACGGCAAAGAACAGGTGATTGCCCCCGCGCTTGCCCCCCTAGGGGTAACAGTCGTGGTCGCAAACGACTTTGATAGCGATCGCTTTGGCACCTTTAGTCGGGAAATTCCCCGCTGCGGTACCCAAGAGGAGGCAGCGCTGGCGAAGGCCGAAGCAGTTCTCGCGCAAACGGAGGCAGAGTTAGTCCTTGCCAGTGAGGGGAGCTTTGGTCCCCATCCCCAGTTTCCGATGCTCCCGAGCGATCGCGAACTTGTTCTCCTCCTTGATCGCCGCCACAATTTGACGCTGTGGGGCGAAGTCATCTCCCTAGAAACCAACTTTAACCATGCGACGGTGGGGAATCTGGAAGAGGCTCTAGCCTTTGCAGCACGGGTGGGTTTTCCAGATCATGCTTTGATTGCCATGGTAAGTGCAGAGCCACCGGCCAACACCCCTATCTTCAAGGGGTTGCAAACCGAGGAACAACTAGCGCAGGCGATCGCCACCTTGCAAACCTATCGCCCCACGATTCACCTCGAAACGGATATGCGAGCCCACATGAACCCGACGCGCATGCGGGTCATTGCTGAAGCGGCTGCGCAACTCGTGCAAGCCATGACTCAAGGCTGTCCCCAGTGTGGTTGGCCGGGGTTTGTGGCTCGTGAGAAACTACCGGGGCTACCCTGTGAACTGTGTGGCGCCCCCACTAGTGCCATCAAAGCCAGCCGCTACCGCTGTCAACGCTGTTTGCACCAACTGACTCTACCCGTCCCTGAAACCGTTGCCGATGCCAGTCAATGCTACTTCTGCAACCCCTAG
- a CDS encoding anti-sigma factor encodes MMDELDHCKRDTFELLSAYLDGEVTAAERQQVEAWLATDPEGQRLYQRLLILKQQMQELPVPLTPCSADHLAAQVIAKANRPRRIWVLGSAGATLAASFVAMLTGLIPNPFPSLPVAITSPAGIEPEVSPLPIEPTAVGLMLSLDRPPVAIPVSETAPAALPAPRASSQPRTEATD; translated from the coding sequence ATGATGGACGAACTGGATCACTGCAAACGCGATACCTTTGAACTCCTGAGCGCCTATCTCGATGGTGAAGTGACGGCGGCGGAGCGGCAACAGGTGGAAGCATGGCTGGCCACTGACCCCGAAGGCCAACGCCTCTATCAACGGCTGCTCATCCTCAAGCAGCAAATGCAGGAGCTGCCCGTGCCGTTGACCCCCTGTTCAGCCGATCATTTAGCCGCGCAAGTCATTGCTAAGGCCAATCGCCCCCGTCGTATTTGGGTCTTAGGGAGTGCGGGGGCGACCCTAGCGGCATCCTTCGTGGCAATGCTGACGGGTCTAATTCCCAATCCCTTCCCCAGTCTGCCTGTGGCTATCACAAGTCCTGCCGGCATTGAGCCAGAGGTATCTCCTCTACCGATTGAGCCAACGGCAGTCGGTTTGATGCTCAGTCTTGATCGTCCGCCTGTGGCTATTCCTGTGAGTGAAACGGCTCCTGCGGCGCTGCCGGCGCCCCGTGCAAGTTCACAGCCAAGGACTGAAGCTACTGACTAG
- a CDS encoding serine hydrolase has protein sequence MVPSSSFSSLPRPASPPIPNTTPPRPNLFLISLRFGVSGVALATIVGTLLSVLQPQELALETTASQAIAPETPTPNLPPERPLPTLQQQIQQLVSRQPNLTAGLYFFNLDSGASLNVGGDEVFPAASTIKFPILVAFFKAVDEGRVTLHERLTMRPDLIAPEAGTLQYQKPNSQYPALEVADLMITISDNTATNMIIDRLGGAAVLNQQFQEWGLENTVINNLLPDMKGTNTTSPRDLATLMLKIGQGEIVSPRSRDRLLDIMRRTVTNTLLPAGLGKGATIAHKTGDIGIVVGDAGMVDMPNGQRYVAAMMVKRPYNDPRGSELIRQVSRMAYQAFEKLPPPQP, from the coding sequence ATGGTTCCGTCCTCTAGTTTTTCCTCACTGCCTCGTCCGGCGTCACCACCGATTCCTAACACGACGCCGCCCCGTCCCAATTTGTTCTTAATTAGTTTGCGTTTTGGCGTCAGTGGGGTGGCGCTTGCCACGATAGTAGGCACTCTCCTGTCGGTGCTACAGCCTCAGGAACTTGCCTTAGAGACGACTGCCAGTCAGGCGATCGCCCCTGAAACACCAACCCCCAACTTGCCCCCAGAACGTCCCCTCCCCACCCTGCAACAGCAAATTCAACAACTGGTTAGCCGTCAACCCAATCTGACGGCGGGGCTGTACTTTTTTAACCTCGACTCCGGAGCGTCTTTGAATGTGGGCGGGGACGAGGTCTTTCCGGCGGCTTCTACGATTAAGTTTCCGATCTTGGTTGCTTTTTTCAAGGCGGTGGATGAGGGACGAGTCACACTCCACGAACGCCTGACGATGCGCCCCGATCTCATTGCGCCTGAGGCCGGTACGTTACAGTATCAAAAGCCCAATTCCCAGTACCCCGCCCTTGAGGTGGCAGATTTAATGATTACGATTAGCGATAACACGGCCACCAATATGATCATTGATCGCCTCGGGGGTGCAGCCGTGCTGAACCAACAGTTTCAGGAATGGGGGTTAGAAAACACGGTGATCAACAATCTGCTACCGGATATGAAGGGCACCAACACCACTAGCCCCCGCGACTTGGCAACGCTGATGCTGAAAATTGGTCAGGGGGAAATTGTCTCCCCCCGTAGTCGCGATCGCCTGCTGGACATTATGCGGCGAACGGTAACTAATACGCTCTTACCGGCTGGCCTCGGCAAAGGAGCGACGATTGCCCACAAAACCGGGGATATTGGTATTGTGGTGGGGGATGCTGGCATGGTGGATATGCCCAATGGCCAACGCTATGTGGCCGCCATGATGGTGAAACGCCCCTACAACGATCCCCGAGGTAGTGAACTGATCCGCCAAGTCTCGCGCATGGCCTACCAAGCCTTTGAGAAACTTCCCCCTCCTCAGCCTTAG
- a CDS encoding ABC transporter ATP-binding protein — protein sequence MSQPLLTLHQVCRYFGGLKAVDRVSFSVATGEIFGIIGPNGAGKTTLFNLLTGLIPVTAGNIQFQQRSLHRLKPHQIAALGIARTFQNIRLFPEMSVWENVRMGQHLHAPSNFWANLWGAPPVRHAQERLENRAKELLYWVDLYERRHERAGNLPYGEQRRLELARALALQPRLLLLDEPAAGMNPKEKQDLCELIRRLKETFDLTVILIEHHVPLVMSLCDRLAVLDFGQLIALGDPLTVKNDPKVIEAYLGGDV from the coding sequence ATGTCACAGCCCCTCCTTACCCTCCATCAGGTGTGCCGCTACTTCGGCGGCCTCAAGGCGGTTGACCGCGTGTCCTTTAGCGTGGCAACGGGGGAGATTTTTGGCATTATTGGCCCCAATGGCGCCGGTAAAACCACCCTCTTTAATTTGCTCACGGGATTAATTCCTGTTACCGCCGGCAACATTCAGTTTCAGCAGCGGTCCCTTCACCGCCTCAAACCTCACCAGATTGCTGCTTTGGGTATTGCTCGCACATTTCAAAATATCCGCCTTTTTCCAGAAATGAGTGTTTGGGAGAATGTGCGGATGGGACAGCATCTCCATGCCCCCTCGAACTTCTGGGCAAACCTATGGGGCGCACCACCAGTGCGCCATGCTCAGGAGCGCTTGGAGAATCGGGCCAAGGAACTCCTCTACTGGGTGGATCTCTACGAGCGGCGCCACGAGCGAGCAGGAAACTTGCCCTATGGCGAACAACGCCGCCTTGAACTGGCGCGTGCCTTGGCGCTGCAACCCAGACTGCTATTACTGGATGAGCCGGCCGCCGGCATGAATCCCAAGGAAAAGCAAGACCTTTGTGAGTTGATTCGTCGCCTTAAGGAAACATTCGACCTGACGGTGATTCTCATTGAGCACCATGTGCCCCTTGTGATGAGTTTGTGCGATCGCTTGGCCGTATTGGACTTTGGTCAACTCATTGCTTTAGGGGATCCTCTGACGGTTAAAAATGATCCCAAGGTAATTGAGGCATACCTCGGCGGCGATGTTTAA
- a CDS encoding phosphatidate cytidylyltransferase → MLWIRIASGLVAIALALLMTFLGGWYFCLGIGALIYLGQLEYFELARAKGSAPAAKTTLVVSQVLLITSLLRPDLADAVFPVAGTFICFYLLFQPKLASIADISTSIMGLFYGGYLPSYWVRLRGLEQQATLPLGGFWPEQFQLTALPLGLQVTLLAFVCIWAADIGAYAVGKLFGRTRLSHISPKKTVEGAVFGVLGSLGVALWGAHSLGWPLPWLLGAMFGLMIGIASLLGDLTESMMKRDAGVKDSGQLIPGHGGILDRADSYVFTAPLVFYFVTLLLPLCQ, encoded by the coding sequence ATGCTCTGGATCCGCATTGCCAGTGGACTTGTCGCGATCGCTCTCGCGCTGCTGATGACCTTTCTAGGTGGTTGGTATTTTTGTCTGGGCATTGGAGCACTGATTTATCTGGGTCAACTAGAATACTTTGAACTGGCGCGTGCCAAAGGGAGTGCACCAGCCGCTAAAACTACCCTCGTGGTCAGTCAAGTGCTCCTCATCACCTCACTGCTGCGTCCAGACCTTGCGGATGCTGTCTTTCCCGTGGCGGGTACCTTCATTTGCTTCTACTTGCTATTTCAACCCAAGCTGGCCTCGATCGCCGATATTTCCACCTCAATCATGGGGCTGTTTTATGGCGGCTATTTGCCAAGCTATTGGGTGCGCCTGCGGGGACTAGAGCAGCAAGCAACATTACCTTTGGGGGGATTTTGGCCAGAGCAGTTTCAACTCACCGCTTTGCCCTTGGGGTTACAGGTGACGCTCTTGGCCTTTGTCTGTATTTGGGCGGCAGATATTGGTGCCTATGCTGTTGGTAAGCTCTTTGGCCGGACGCGGCTTTCCCACATCAGCCCCAAGAAAACCGTAGAAGGGGCAGTGTTTGGCGTTCTAGGGAGTTTAGGTGTCGCTCTTTGGGGAGCACATTCCCTTGGCTGGCCACTCCCTTGGCTTTTGGGTGCAATGTTTGGCCTCATGATTGGCATTGCCAGTCTATTGGGGGACTTAACGGAGTCAATGATGAAACGGGATGCTGGGGTCAAAGATTCTGGCCAGTTGATTCCGGGGCATGGCGGCATTTTGGATCGCGCCGATAGCTATGTTTTTACGGCACCCCTTGTGTTTTACTTTGTGACGTTGCTGTTGCCCCTGTGTCAATAA